One region of Desulfobacterales bacterium genomic DNA includes:
- a CDS encoding nucleotidyltransferase family protein has product MKAFLLAAGIGSRLKPYTDTIPKCLIPIHGKPLLHIWLELLARHGIKDVLINIHHYPEKVDEFITGIQPTLPINITPFHEQTLLGSAGTIAANQAFVNDCDDFMIAYADNLTCINLSNMMDFHHRIKTKGGFFTMGLFKSANPRECGIAVMDPENKIVKFIEKPQNPLGNLANGGIYITTREIFSFIPKPTGAPIDMGFDVIPALMGKMFGYEIKEYLRDIGTPASYQAALDEWPQRDLLKRLTCSEEK; this is encoded by the coding sequence ATGAAAGCTTTTTTGTTAGCGGCCGGTATCGGCTCACGGTTAAAGCCCTATACGGATACGATCCCCAAGTGCCTGATCCCCATCCACGGGAAACCGCTCCTGCACATCTGGCTGGAATTGCTGGCCCGGCATGGGATCAAAGACGTTCTGATAAATATTCATCACTACCCCGAAAAAGTTGATGAATTCATCACCGGCATCCAACCGACCCTGCCGATCAACATAACCCCTTTCCATGAACAGACCCTGCTGGGCAGCGCCGGCACCATTGCCGCCAACCAAGCGTTTGTGAATGATTGCGATGATTTTATGATCGCCTATGCCGACAATCTCACCTGCATCAACTTATCCAACATGATGGATTTTCATCACCGCATAAAGACAAAGGGAGGTTTTTTTACGATGGGCCTGTTCAAATCCGCCAACCCCAGGGAATGCGGTATTGCGGTGATGGATCCGGAAAATAAAATTGTCAAATTTATAGAAAAACCGCAAAATCCTTTGGGGAATCTCGCCAATGGTGGTATATACATCACCACCAGAGAAATTTTCAGCTTTATACCCAAACCGACGGGTGCACCCATTGATATGGGATTTGATGTAATCCCCGCGCTTATGGGAAAAATGTTCGGCTATGAAATTAAAGAATATTTAAGGGATATCGGCACACCGGCGTCTTACCAAGCGGCTTTAGATGAATGGCCCCAACGAGACCTTTTAAAAAGGCTCACGTGTAGTGAGGAAAAATGA
- a CDS encoding NAD-dependent epimerase/dehydratase family protein yields MNILVTGGAGFIGSHTVDALLRAGFNVRILDNLQKTVHPKGIPGYINPRAEFVKGDVRDKGDWEKVLNGIDAIYHFAAYQDYLTDFSTFFHVNAVSTALLYEILVEKKITSKIRKVIVAASQAVMGEGRYRCPACFEKDPQFSYPAIRLETQLSQGQWDHRCHRCGQMLDWQPSDETVVNPCNPYAMSKYSQEQIALQLGKRYGIPSVVMRYSIVQGPRQSFYNAYSGAMRIFALSLFFDRRPIIFEDGNQVRDFVNIQDVVDANLLVLEKTEADGRVFNVGGNHAWTVNAFYRTMQTVVGRNIEPLESGYYRFGDTRHIFSDISRLTSLGWVPSRDIRNSIADYWEYLNTHKETDNILEFAEKQMKQQQVIRQTQKAP; encoded by the coding sequence TCGGCTCCCACACGGTGGATGCCCTGCTTCGGGCAGGCTTTAACGTCCGGATACTCGACAATCTCCAGAAAACGGTTCATCCCAAGGGTATCCCCGGCTATATAAATCCCCGGGCTGAATTCGTAAAAGGCGATGTCAGGGATAAAGGGGACTGGGAAAAGGTGCTGAACGGAATCGATGCGATTTATCATTTTGCGGCCTATCAGGACTACCTGACCGATTTTTCAACTTTTTTCCATGTAAATGCCGTTTCCACTGCGCTGCTGTATGAAATCCTCGTTGAAAAAAAAATAACCTCAAAGATACGCAAGGTCATTGTCGCCGCCAGCCAGGCGGTGATGGGCGAGGGCCGCTACCGCTGTCCGGCCTGCTTTGAAAAAGACCCGCAGTTCAGCTACCCTGCCATTCGGCTCGAGACCCAATTGTCCCAAGGGCAATGGGACCATCGCTGCCACCGATGCGGACAGATGCTGGACTGGCAGCCGTCGGATGAAACCGTCGTCAATCCGTGCAACCCGTACGCCATGTCCAAATACTCACAGGAACAGATTGCGCTTCAGCTGGGGAAACGATACGGTATCCCGTCGGTTGTCATGCGCTATTCCATTGTCCAGGGCCCCCGACAGTCATTTTACAATGCATATTCAGGCGCCATGCGGATTTTTGCCCTGTCGCTCTTCTTTGACCGCCGGCCGATTATTTTTGAAGACGGCAACCAGGTCAGGGATTTTGTCAACATCCAGGACGTCGTGGACGCCAACCTGCTGGTTTTGGAAAAAACTGAGGCGGACGGCCGGGTATTCAATGTCGGGGGAAATCATGCCTGGACCGTAAATGCATTCTATAGAACCATGCAGACAGTGGTGGGACGAAACATAGAGCCGCTCGAGTCCGGCTATTACCGATTCGGTGATACCCGCCATATTTTTTCCGACATATCCAGGCTCACATCCCTGGGCTGGGTCCCGTCCCGGGATATCCGCAACAGTATCGCCGACTACTGGGAATACCTCAACACCCACAAAGAGACGGATAACATCCTGGAATTTGCTGAGAAGCAGATGAAACAGCAACAGGTCATACGACAGACCCAAAAGGCCCCATGA